A genomic stretch from Canis lupus familiaris isolate Mischka breed German Shepherd chromosome 15, alternate assembly UU_Cfam_GSD_1.0, whole genome shotgun sequence includes:
- the FHL3 gene encoding four and a half LIM domains protein 3, which yields MSEAFDCAKCSESLYGRKYIQTDDGPYCVPCYDSTFANTCAECQQLIGHDSRELFYEDRHFHEGCFRCCRCQRSLADEPFTCQDSELLCNDCYCSAFSSQCSACGETVMPGSRKLEYGGQTWHEHCFLCSGCEQPLGSRSFVPDKGAHYCVPCYENKFAPRCARCSKTLTQGGVTYRDQPWHRECLVCTGCQTPLAGQQFTSRDDDPYCVACFGELFAPKCSSCKRPITGLGGGKYVSFEDRHWHHSCFSCARCSTSLVGQGFVPDGDQVVCQGCSQAGP from the exons ATGAGCGAGGCCTTTGACTGTGCAAAATGCAGCGAGTCCCTGTATGGCCGCAAATACATCCAGACGGACGACGGCCCCTACTGTGTGCCCTGCTACGACAGCACCTTCGCCAACACCTGTGCCGAGTGCCAGCAGCTTATCGGGCACGACTCCAGG gagctGTTCTACGAGGACCGCCACTTCCATGAGGGCTGCTTCCGCTGCTGCCGCTGCCAGCGCTCCCTGGCCGACGAGCCCTTCACGTGCCAGGACAGCGAGCTGCTGTGCAATGACTGCTACTGCAGTGCCTTCTCGTCGCAGTGCTCTGCCTGTGGGGAGACCGTCATGCCCG GGTCCCGGAAGCTGGAATACGGAGGCCAGACGTGGCATGAGCACTGCTTCCTGTGCAGCGGCTGTGAACAGCCGCTGGGCTCCCGTTCCTTTGTGCCCGACAAGGGTGCCCACTACTGCGTGCCCTGCTATGAGAACAAGTTTGCTCCTCGCTGCGCCCGCTGCAGCAAG ACGCTGACACAGGGTGGCGTGACATACCGCGACCAGCCCTGGCATCGAGAATGCCTGGTCTGCACAGGGTGCCAGACGCCCCTGGCAGGGCAGCAGTTCACCTCCCGGGATGACGATCCCTACTGTGTGGCCTGTTTTGGAGAACTCTTTGCACCCAAGTGCAGCAGCTGCAAGCGCCCCATCACAG gACTCGGTGGAGGCAAGTATGTGTCCTTTGAAGACCGCCACTGGCACCACAGCTGCTTCTCCTGCGCCcgctgctccacctccctggtgGGCCAAGGCTTTGTGCCGGACGGAGATCAAGTGGTGTGTCAGGGTTGCAGCCAGGCAGGGCCCTGA